The Victivallis sp. Marseille-Q1083 DNA window AACTATTATTATATCGACACGACTTTCGCGGTACCGCTGTCGGAAGATTTCAATCCGCTCAATCCGATGGACCGCAACGAGGATGTCAGACGCAAACAGGCGATGTGCAAATTCGCCCGGGATCTGTTCGGCCTCTTCGGCAGCGAAGAGGGCGTCGAATGGGGCGTGCCGGTAGCAGATTACGCCGAATCGATGCTGTTCCAGCGCACCAAGCGGCAGTCCGGCGAGGTGCTGGCGCCGTTGTTCGAAATGGTTTACGGCGACTGCTTCGTCATCTGCGAAGGCGACCGGACGCTGCCGGCGACGCCGGAGTACGTACTGGACCACCTGATCTGCGCGGAAATGCCGCAGGCGATCTTCAACAAAGCGATCGGCTGTGATCTGAGCTGCCGGATTGCCGGGGCCGAATTCATCTCCGATACGGCAATCGCGCTTCAGTTGGAATGGCAAAGCGACCACGGCTCGCCGAAAAAAGATTACCCGATCTTCCTGCACCTCGACCGCCACGGCAGCAATGTCGGCTACAAAGAGAGTGCGCTCGCCGGCAGCGATTTCGTGCCGGAGCCGGCGCCGAGCGCCTGGCAACCGGATACGCCGGTCCGTATCGCTCCGGTCCAACTGCCGCTGGACCGGACGGCCGACGGTTATTACGACGTCATGGTCGGCATGCTGGACAACGGCGAACGGCTGCCGCTGCGCCGGGCCGTCGATCTCGGACATACCCGCTATCTGATCGGTCACTTGAAAGTTGAAAACGGCAAGCTGACCGTCGAACCGCCGCAGCCGCCGGCCGAATCCTGTTTCAGCCGCCTCGACGGCAATCCGGAGTTCAGCTACACCAATGAAGGCTTTCTGATGAATCTGGATGCGATCTTCTCGCCGCTGATGGCGCGAACCCGCGATTTTCCGATGACCGGCCACCGTTTCCTCTCTCCAGACCGCAAGGTTGAACAGAGTGAATTCGGCGGCGTCAGAATCACCGTCAACTACGGAGACGAACCGTACGACACCGGCAGATTCGTGCTGCCGAAATGGGGTTTCTGCATCGAAAGCGACGACTTCCTGGCGTTCCGGGCCGACAGCGCCGATGATCGCCGTTTCAGCGAAACGACGCTGATGACCGTTGAAAAACAAGACGAACGGCTGGTTCGCAAGGTAATCTACGGCGACGATGCCGCCGTCGAATTACGGAGCAGCCTTTGACCATGCGCCCAAAACCGTTCAGACGCATTTCGCAACTGGCGTTGCTGCTGCTGCCGTTCTTATCGGGCGGTTGCGGCAGCGTATCCCAACCGGCGACGGTCCGCTTCGCCGCCTTTGCCGATGTCCAGTACTGTTCGGAGCATGAGGAACTGGCCGGCCGGCACTACCGCCGGTCCAGGGAATTGCTGGCCCAGACCATCGAAGCGCTGAACGGCGAACGGGTGGATTTCGCCGTCAACCTCGGCGATCTGGTCGACCACGGCTGGCAGAATTATCCGCCGGTCCTGCAGGAACTGGAACAATTGCAAATGCCGCTCTACAGCGTCCTGGGCAATCACGATTTTGAAGTGGGCGACCGTTACAAACGGCACGTATCGGTCCGGCTCGGCATGCCGGCACCCTATTACGCCTTCCGGCTCGGCAACTGGCGCTTTCTGGCACTGGACACCAATGAAATCAGCCTTTACGCCTGGCCGGCCGGCAGTGCCGAAGCGGACCGATACGCCCGTCTGATCGCCGAACAGTACCCGGAGGAACGCCGGCACGGCTACAACGGCGGTTACAGCGCCGAACAGCTCCACTGGATCGAAGCGCAACTGGCCGAAGCGGCCGAAGCCGGCGAAGCGGTAGTGATTCTGCAGCACTGTCCGATCGAACCGGGCGGCAAGTGCCCGGCGACGCTGAATTCAGACCGGCTGCTCGAACTGCTCGACCGTTACGAGGACACGGTGAAACTTTGTCTGTCCGGCCATCATCACGCCGGCGGCCAGTTCGTTCGCCGCGGCGTGCTGTTCAAGACCGTCAAAGGCCAGGTGGAAGCCGGTATGCCAACTTATGTCATCGTCGAACTGAGCGAAAAAAACGTGACCGTTCACGGCTTCGGCGACGAGGCCGGCAGCCGCCTTCCCGCCGATTGACCCAGCCAGCAAAGAAATCAAACCGAAAGGAAATTCACCAATATGATCATTCACAGTTACTTCCGGTGCCTGGCCGCCCTGGCGACCGGCTGGGGCATCATGCTTTCCGCCGACGCGGCAATTACAGTAAAATGCACCCCGGATCACGCCGATCATCTCTACCGCAGCAGCGAACCGGTCCGGCTGACCTTTGCCGCCGACGATGACGGCCGGCCGTTGCCGCGCCACCCGATTTGCTATACACTCCGCCAGGAAGACGGCCTGACTGCCGGCGGTGAAATCATCACCGGCCCCGACGGGACGGCGGTTCTGACCACCGCGCTGCAGCAGCCCGGTTTTCTGATTCTGGCGACCACTGCGCCGGACGGCCAACGGACTTCATTGACCGGCATCGGCTGCGAACCGGAAAAAATCGCCATCGACGCCCACCGGCCGGCCGATTTCGATCAGTTCTGGGAAAAACAACTCCGCCTGCTGGAGGAAGTGCCGCTGCAGGAACTGGCCGCCATCCCGGTGGAAGTCGAACCCGGTTACCGTCCGCAAGTGGAAGCGTTCGACGTCAAAGTCTCCGCTTACGGCGAACGGCCGGTATCCGGTTATCTGTCCATGCCCAAAGACGCCCGGCCGGGTTCGCTGCCAGCTTTCGTCTGGTTCCACGGCGCCGGCGTCCACTCGTCGACGATCAACGCCGACATCGCGGCACAGGGGCTGCTGGCCTTCAACGTCAACGCCCACGGCATCGAAAACGGCCGGGACAAAGCGTATTATCAGGAGTTGGACAGCGGCGAATTGCAGAACTATTTCCTGTCCGGCCGGACCGACCGGGAACGGTACTATTTCCGGAATATGTTCCTGCGGGTGGTGCGGGCGCTGGAATACCTTAAAAGCCGGCCGGAGTGGGATGGAAAGAATCTGATCGTTTTCGGCGGCAGCCAGGGCGGCGCCCAGGCGCTGGTCGCTGCCGCCTTGGATCGAGACGTCAATTACTGCTTCGCGCAAGTACCGTGGATGTGCAATTTCCGGGGCGCCGAAACGGGATGCCATATTCCGGAATGGCCGGGCTTCCTGCCGCCGCCGGACGATCCGGATTATGCGGCGGCCTGCCGGACGCTGCCATATTACGATATGATCAATTTCGCCGGCCGCATCGGCTGCCACACCGAGATCACCGTCGGCTTTGTCGATGAAGTGTGCTGTCCCTCCGGCGTTTACGCGATGTTCAATGCGCTGAGGAGCCGGGAGAAGACCATCTTCCCGGTGCCGTCCGAAGGCCACGGCGACAGTATTATCTATGTCAAAGGCGTCGAACAGATGCTGGCGGTGTTGAAAAAACTGCAGGAAACTGAACCGGCGCCGTAAGCGCTTCACCGGGAGCTGGTGATCAACATCGATTCTTCCACCCGGAAGCGCAGCGTGTCTCCCATCCGCCAGCGTTCGAACTCTTCGATCACCAGTTCCGCCAATCGATGCACTTCGTCGTTGACCGAACCGGCGATATGGCTCGACAGCCGGACGTTCGGCAGCGTGTACAGCTTCGAACCGGCCGCCGGCGGCTCCGGATCGGTAACGTCCAGCAGCGCGGTCAGATCGGGCCGGGTTTCCAACACCGCAATCAGTTCCGTTTCATTGACCTGGCGGCCGCGGCCGGTGTTCAGAAAGACCGCGCCGGGCCGCATCGAAGCGAACAAATGGCCGTCGAGCACGCCGGCATTGTCATCCCGGTCCGGCAGATGGTTGCTGACGACAAAGGACTCGGCAAAAACCTCCTCCAGCGAAACAGTGCGCCAAGCCGGCCGCGACGGCACCATCGTCACCGCCAAACGGTAGGGTTCCAGCAACTGTCTGGTCCGACAGGCGACGGCGCCATCGCCGATCAGCGCCACTTTTTCGCCATAGCTGCCCGGACCGACAAAAGCGCCGCCGCGCCGCCATTGCTCCGGCGAAGTCAACTCCCGGCTGTTGCGAAAATATCCTTTCATCGCCAGCACGATCTGGGCGACGCAGAATTCCGCCACCGGAATCGCATTGGCCTGCCAGGCGCTGACGACGGCGATGCCGCGCCGCAGCAACGGCCGGACAAACGCATCGGTGGCGCCGGCGGCATAGAAAAGCACTTTCAATGTCGGCAGCGCCGCGAGTTCTGCCTCCCGCAACGGTTCCATTCCCCAGGTGGAAAAGATCACTTCGGCGCCGCCGTGGCGCTCGGCGGAAAAATTGGCATGGTTGACCACTTCCGGCGTCAGGTCGGTCAACCTGGCCAGCCGACGGCGCTGCTCCGGAGAAAAAACTTCCCCGATTCGCTCCGGCGTACCGCACCAGAACAACGCTTTCGGCTTCATCGCCCCTCCTTCCCGCACCGCAACAGATAACGCATCAAAACCGCCACATTGTCGATCAGCGCCGGCAGCATCACCGCTGCCATCCGGTGTCCGGGCAGAAAGCCGGCCACGTCGCCGC harbors:
- a CDS encoding metallophosphoesterase, producing MRPKPFRRISQLALLLLPFLSGGCGSVSQPATVRFAAFADVQYCSEHEELAGRHYRRSRELLAQTIEALNGERVDFAVNLGDLVDHGWQNYPPVLQELEQLQMPLYSVLGNHDFEVGDRYKRHVSVRLGMPAPYYAFRLGNWRFLALDTNEISLYAWPAGSAEADRYARLIAEQYPEERRHGYNGGYSAEQLHWIEAQLAEAAEAGEAVVILQHCPIEPGGKCPATLNSDRLLELLDRYEDTVKLCLSGHHHAGGQFVRRGVLFKTVKGQVEAGMPTYVIVELSEKNVTVHGFGDEAGSRLPAD
- a CDS encoding acetylxylan esterase, producing the protein MIIHSYFRCLAALATGWGIMLSADAAITVKCTPDHADHLYRSSEPVRLTFAADDDGRPLPRHPICYTLRQEDGLTAGGEIITGPDGTAVLTTALQQPGFLILATTAPDGQRTSLTGIGCEPEKIAIDAHRPADFDQFWEKQLRLLEEVPLQELAAIPVEVEPGYRPQVEAFDVKVSAYGERPVSGYLSMPKDARPGSLPAFVWFHGAGVHSSTINADIAAQGLLAFNVNAHGIENGRDKAYYQELDSGELQNYFLSGRTDRERYYFRNMFLRVVRALEYLKSRPEWDGKNLIVFGGSQGGAQALVAAALDRDVNYCFAQVPWMCNFRGAETGCHIPEWPGFLPPPDDPDYAAACRTLPYYDMINFAGRIGCHTEITVGFVDEVCCPSGVYAMFNALRSREKTIFPVPSEGHGDSIIYVKGVEQMLAVLKKLQETEPAP
- a CDS encoding hydroxyacid dehydrogenase, giving the protein MKPKALFWCGTPERIGEVFSPEQRRRLARLTDLTPEVVNHANFSAERHGGAEVIFSTWGMEPLREAELAALPTLKVLFYAAGATDAFVRPLLRRGIAVVSAWQANAIPVAEFCVAQIVLAMKGYFRNSRELTSPEQWRRGGAFVGPGSYGEKVALIGDGAVACRTRQLLEPYRLAVTMVPSRPAWRTVSLEEVFAESFVVSNHLPDRDDNAGVLDGHLFASMRPGAVFLNTGRGRQVNETELIAVLETRPDLTALLDVTDPEPPAAGSKLYTLPNVRLSSHIAGSVNDEVHRLAELVIEEFERWRMGDTLRFRVEESMLITSSR